In Podospora pseudoanserina strain CBS 124.78 chromosome 5, whole genome shotgun sequence, a single window of DNA contains:
- a CDS encoding NRPS protein (EggNog:ENOG503P0UV; antiSMASH:Cluster_7; SMCOG1002:AMP-dependent synthetase and ligase; COG:Q): MASPQRFAPPRIDASTSWLMLEDEPLEARLLSVVAQVLGIGAATLRIQASFRELGGDEQSASALRQACLDAGMDIAVDDILRCSTLAELQTCITPCTTPARNIDNELDDAPFFALPDVDSHNNIMAKDDGGAHSRKPSQASQASSVTVGKQRTELEQALGIQPEIGRMATVRPKAGLLEGKLVALLTLASMQKEKTDSSPIDLIPQSHALFAGTQVANLRQAAESTLEPDAVPDLWIVLDGMPMTDSGDVDERRLRTWAQNINEDVHHQALSLELQETLQAPESGMEKTLQRLVSKILDVPQSQIGVNFSFSQLGGDEMTAMELAARCKHESIYIHASEALGSTTLSELAAIAATRGGLAHKWDEETSDVFDLSPMQHLYFQTSMGGDLKRRVGIEGSYRYNQSFLLRFKKHFSFVDISAAVEAIVGHHPMLRARFGRGLHGWVQRALPEVPGSYTISQNTIRSEKEAEEIIAKTQISINVETGPVFAVDCFTFQDEQQWIYLAAHHLAVDVPSWRTIIHDLDELLVNGSLLSQRSMPFHKWVDMQKADASGPDPRELLPFPVQPGDYAYWGLQDAANTYGDAVEVGFSLSHELTSILQTSCNQVFQTDSVDIYLAALMLSFAQTFHDRSVPAIWNQEHGRDPLNPDVDISETVGWVSSLCPIGQKVESGDDFITVLRHLKDTRRNIPGRGIQYFGSRFYHYNKADIVANDWPFEIIFRYAGSMQHLERDDGVLEQLPIPGRSLGSSTSDIGADVGRIAMFEVDAVVDQGMARVKFLYSKHSTDQTRISQWIHNYEHLLLEAIGRLRYHPQELTLTDVPHLDVTYEGLQTFNKERLLTLNLPSVRDVETIYPVTAVQQSILISQALRPDTCYVHAIYEFASPNGDPIDISRICTAWQQVTMRHAALRTVFTESVSETGLWDKVILRRASPEMLFIDTAPAEDPVYELSNLPNLRPSDSKPLHRLTVCKAPTRTLVKLDISTALCDSISIHLLLHDLRRVYATERAIMEPEQFQYPDYLFFLKNVRQESSLKYWREKLTGVTPCMFPRLTVLPEEQKFVNAGLELDITSYELANFTRTHKISAAAVLRLAWGLLLRCFTGSNQVCFGFQTAGRDEANVGMRHAVGSFANTVACTFELLTYGPVIHALQKVEEELQATLPHQNFTMAELQHAMGAKGGERLYNSCLTFTEEPAGLNSKFTTRTSFELKPITLQQTFDTDVVVNTRFTGGKLFVDIGQRIMSPEQSINVASTFGKAIRAILATPNSSIGLVDLFTDRDLAQILAWDAESPQLTETLTDTVVHELISRQAEMQPSSQAICSWDGSYTYLQLEEEATKLAHHLVDAGVGPHSVVPVVMDKCKLAPVAMLAVLKAGAAFVPVDSLELGIIQPIFERLTNSRVAVSSELAAPVLSNLFDQVVVVTSELMGAIPDNLGSLTSMAAPTDAACVLFVPTSTSEARGVTFSHSALATALVGQGPAARITPLSRVMQLSSFNVDICITEIFTTLVYGACVCIPSAAEKLQDFGAAVNRMQVNWSYMTPLLSRKLDPTLLPSLKVVCFRTRSLDDDTYNIWHGKVNVVLAYGPQDCCPLGIAFLEAMGTHHLRSIGRPFSGNLLIVNPEDHKKRVPVGAVGELVVEGPTLGFSYPNRESTVSPMSPLGTTGGKARYFKTGHRARYTEGGLMEFISSQREDIDLDGKTINVTEIEQYLRRCLGRGMDVIVDIVAFRGPKSDTILAAFVEFGDRIEVDESLSSLSLATQEQLATVKQLVQAGLENRPPPCMLPSVFIPVKHLPVTPSLKVNRRRLQKMITGMTKEELFSICAFSTEARLAMLKPLPPTESEEKMRLLWARVLGMEDSKITALDTFFGLGGDVIMAGQLVAACRREGISLPIAKVLQNATLAELSRTVAETASPQSLPVPQAPTSPPPPVPTASNSPAPPPTPSQTPVPNPSPTAQSSNAIKEVFIEKVIAPKIGVDPSSIADAAEASSVQIRYIETGMLRGRSNINYLTFNFIGAVDSKKLETACKTLISIHPILRTVFVPYNRRVYQAVLKNPDIEFRRHYCPTWRLATMLEKVVKKDQSSGTKFETPMTKFMFLDGSKQSVLVLRLTKAQYDDLSVALLVKDLKRLYDGSQPAPKRPSYCDFLRTAQLSMAQGPGAEEYWRALLEGAVMTQVVAHSQPYQMSTHVKTIRNPMLSLGPLSSLGISFETVLKAAWGMTLAKLSATSDVVFGELIDGRHVRLPGNVSVAGVMGPTVNTIPIRIQFPDASLTPMSLLQYVQAQHGAGVPFENLGTLFLIEKCTPWPYWTRFSTVVRHQYEDTAILPNEPKSFHLGAASCKFTINESRAQDIPDLFVRSVVRPPGRVEISISYCSERIPEAFADHALRMLATNITMLTNANLTQELIPQGYQYRNMMRRIPLTPSESASSQSSEADSLNLINSLSQEQITLIRTAVSNTWSTILNPLALGVPEDQVHNASFYDLWGSLIPASQMMQQLNRELPKANIPGADANLKVTMEEIIENATMLKQFEVIASKVKPLGNKDAARKEKSRETTRVGTDSPKLSGLQQKRKPSMNNLAAPASSSSLGSRIRRLASTVGRTNSPPIARPQTATSPPPATPTTPVAIGLASAMVADMSPLAPKLVGSLSPSMASTPTMRNGASSAAGVPNSAPQLPSLPLFESIAEESEAASDNTLKPAAWRKASPLLPGSSADSMTTGSSASSHHSGEGLGLMARIDEHDTEEDTIVATNNQIRTGANTPMITEEIIAGEAEDVASPLAAPPTTTPKTGSTRYFSTTSSGQAESTAGVREAKERSKLWGKTGMSPVVG, translated from the exons ATGGCCTCCCCCCAGAGGTTTGCCCCTCCGCGCATCGATGCCTCGACTTCCTGGTTAATGCTCGAAGACGAACCCCTCGAAGCGCGTTTGCTCAGCGTGGTTGCTCAGGTCTTGGGAATCGGCGCGGCAACACTGCGGATACAGGCCTCCTTCAGAGAGTTAGGAGGTGACGAACAGAGCGCCTCTGCGCTAAGACAGGCTTGCCTGGATGCTGGGATGGATATTGCTGTGGATGACATTCTTCGATGTTCGACCCTCGCCGAGTTACAGACATGCATAACGCCATGCACCACGCCAGCGCGAAACATCGACAATGAACTCGACGATGCCCCATTTTTTGCCCTTCCTGACGTTGACAGCCACAACAATATTATGGCGAAAGATGATGGCGGGGCTCATTCGCGCAAGCCAAGCCAGGCGAGCCAGGCCAGTTCGGTGACAGTAGGGAAGCAGAGAACGGAACTCGAACAAGCGCTTGGGATACAACCAGAGATTGGGAGGATGGCCACGGTAAGGCCAAAAgctgggttgttggagggcaAGCTGGTGGCTCTTCTCACCCTCGCTTCCATGCAGAAAGAGAAGACAGATTCCTCGCCGATCGACCTCATTCCACAGTCACACGCCCTCTTTGCCGGTACCCAGGTTGCCAACTTACGGCAAGCAGCCGAGTCGACTCTGGAGCCCGACGCCGTGCCAGACTTGTGGATTGTGTTGGACGGAATGCCCATGACAGACTCTGGCGACGTGGACGAGAGACGGTTGCGAACATGGGCCCAGAACATCAATGAGGatgtccaccaccaggcTCTCAGCTTGGAGCTTCAAGAAACATTGCAAGCCCCAGAATCGGGCATGGAAAAGACACTGCAGAGGCTGGTCAGCAAAATACTGGATGTCCCACAGAGTCAGATTGGCGTCAATTTCTCCTTCTCGCAATTGGGCGGGGATGAGATGACAGCTATGGAACTCGCTGCTCGATGCAAACATGAGTCCATATATATCCACGCTTCCGAAGCCCTCGGATCAACAACACTGTCCGAGTTGGCAGCCATTGCAGCAACCCGGGGCGGGCTGGCTCACAAATGGGACGAGGAGACATCGGACGTCTTTGATCTATCACCAATGCAGCACTTGTACTTCCAGACCTCGATGGGCGGTGATCTCAAGCGGAGGGTTGGCATTGAAGGGAGCTACCGCTACAACCAGAGCTTTCTCTTGCGGTTCAAGAAACACTTCAGCTTTGTGGATatctccgccgccgtcgaggcAATCGTTGGGCACCATCCCATGCTCCGCGCGCGCTTCGGCCGGGGATTGCATGGGTGGGTGCAAAGGGCGCTGCCCGAGGTGCCGGGCTCATACACGATATCTCAAAACACCATCCGATCCgagaaggaagccgaggaaATTATCGCCAAGACGCAAATATCCATCAACGTCGAGACAGGACCGGTGTTTGCAGTTGACTGCTTCACATTCCAGGATGAGCAGCAGTGGATTTACTTGGCCGCCCACCACCTTGCGGTCGATGTTCCATCCTGGCGCACCATTATCCATGATTTGGACGAGCTCCTCGTGAACGGTAGTCTGCTGTCACAAAGGTCAATGCCATTCCACAAGTGGGTTGACATGCAGAAAGCTGACGCCAGTGGCCCGGACCCAAGGGAGCTGctccccttcccagtccAACCCGGCGATTATGCCTATTGGGGCCTCCAAGATGCCGCCAACACATATGGCGATGCTGTCGAGGTCGGCTTCTCGCTTAGCCACGAACTTACCTCGATACTCCAAACGTCATGCAACCAAGTATTCCAGACAGATTCCGTTGACATTTACCTTGCCGCCCTCATGCTGTCTTTCGCCCAGACCTTCCACGACCGATCTGTGCCAGCCATTTGGAACCAAGAGCACGGGAGAGACCCCCTAAACCCTGATGTCGATATCTCCGAGACAGTGGGGTGGGTCAGTTCCCTTTGCCCCATTGGCCAAAAGGTCGAGAGCGGGGACGACTTCATTACGGTTCTTCGCCACCTGAAAGATACAAGAAGAAATATTCCAGGACGAGGGATACAGTACTTTGGGTCGCGCTTCTACCACTACAACAAGGCCGATATCGTCGCTAACGACTGGCCATTTGAGATCATATTTCGTTACGCCGGTTCTATGCAGCATCTGGAAAGGGATGATGGCGTCCTAGAACAACTTCCGATTCCCGGCCGGTCACTGGGCTCAAGCACCTCCGATATTGGAGCCGACGTGGGCCGCATTGCAATGTTTGAGGTTGACGCTGTGGTCGATCAagggatggcgagggtgaaATTTCTCTACAGCAAACATTCCACAGACCAGACTCGGATATCACAGTGGATACACAACTACGAGCATCTGTTGCTGGAGGCTATTGGACGACTCAGGTACCACCCGCAGGAACTGACCTTGACCGACGTGCCACATCTAGATGTTACATATGAGGGCTTGCAAACCTTTAACAAGGAACGGCTCTTGACACTTAACCTTCCCAGCGTCCGCGATGTCGAGACCATTTACCCAGTCACCGCTGTCCAGCAGAGCATCCTGATCAGCCAGGCCTTGAGACCCGATACGTGCTATGTTCATGCAATTTACGAGTTTGCGTCCCCTAATGGTGACCCCATCGATATTTCGAGGATATGCACAGCCTGGCAACAAGTCACCATGAGACATGCGGCACTGAGGACCGTGTTTACCGAGAGCGTCAGCGAAACAGGCCTGTGGGACAAGGTGATACTGCGCCGAGCGTCTCCTGAAATGTTGTTCATCGACACAGCACCCGCTGAAGATCCAGTGTACGAGCTCAGCAACCTCCCTAACCTCCGACCTTCAGATAGCAAGCCTCTCCACAGGCTGACAGTCTGCAAGGCGCCCACAAGGACTTTGGTGAAGCTGGATATCAGCACTGCTCTTTGTGAT TCCATCAGCAttcaccttctccttcatgACTTGCGACGAGTGTACGCCACCGAGAGGGCCATCATGGAACCAGAGCAGTTTCAATATCCCGAttacctttttttcctcAAAAATGTCCGGCAAGAAAGCAGTCTCAAATACTGGCGTGAGAAACTGACTGGGGTCACCCCCTGCATGTTTCCGCGGCTCACTGTTCTTCCTGAAGAGCAGAAGTTTGTTAACGCTGGTCTGGAGCTTGACATCACTTCGTACGAGTTGGCCAACTTCACTCGGACTCACAAGATTTCTGCCGCTGCAGTACTTCGTCTCGCTTGGGGACTGCTCCTACGGTGCTTTACAGGCTCCAATCAAGTTTGCTTTGGCTTCCAAACAGCTGGGCGTGACGAGGCAAATGTTGGAATGAGACACGCAGTGGGGTCCTTTGCGAACACAGTTGCCTGCACCTTCGAACTTTTAACATATGGCCCGGTGATTCACGCCCTTCaaaaggttgaggaggagctccagGCGACCCTGCCTCATCAGAATTTCACCATGGCTGAGTTGCAACATGCCATGGGCGCCAAGGGTGGTGAGCGTTTATATAACTCTTGTTTAACTTTCACAGAAGAACCAGCTGGGTTGAACAGCAAGTTTACGACAAGAACGAGCTTCGAGTTGAAACCGATAACACTGCAGCAGACATTCGACACAGATGTCGTCGTAAATACACGATTCACTGGCGGAAAGCTGTTTGTCGATATTGGTCAACGAATCATGTCACCAGAGCAGTCGATCAACGTTGCCAGCACCTTTGGCAAGGCCATCCGGGCTATTTTGGCAACACCCAACAGCTCGATCGGCCTCGTTGACCTCTTCACCGACAGAGACCTCGCCCAAATCCTGGCTTGGGATGCCGAATCTCCCCAGTTAACCGAGACACTCACTGACACGGTTGTGCATGAGTTGATCTCGAGGCAGGCGGAGATGCAGCCCTCATCGCAGGCCATATGTTCCTGGGATGGCTCATACACATATCTGCAACTGGAGGAAGAAGCGACCAAGCTCGCTCATCACTTGGTGGATGCAGGGGTTGGGCCTCATTCCGTGGTTCCTGTGGTGATGGACAAATGCAAGCTTGCTCCTGTCGCTATGCTGGCCGTCCTCAA GGCCGGTGCTGCATTCGTTCCCGTGGATTCGCTCGAGCTTGGTATCATCCAGCCGATTTTTGAACGGCTCACCAACTCGAGGGTTGCTGTTTCGTCTGAACTTGCGGCCCCTGTTCTCAGCAACCTTTTTGATCAAGTAGTTGTCGTTACCTCTGAGCTCATGGGGGCAATTCCAGATAACTTAGGATCGCTGACCTCGATGGCCGCCCCGACAGACGCTGCCTGTGTCCTTTTCGTTCCTACATCAACCAGCGAGGCCCGGGGGGTCACGTTCAGCCACTCTGCCCTGGCTACCGCTTTGGTTGGCCAAGGCCCTGCTGCTCGAATCACACCACTCAGTCGCGTCATGCAGCTATCGTCCTTCAATGTCGACATTTGTATTACCGAGATTTTCACAACGCTGGTCTATGGCGCTTGTGTTTGCATACCATCGGCTGCTGAGAAGCTACAGGATTTTGGTGCGGCCGTCAACCGCATGCAGGTCAACTGGAGTTACATGACGCCTCTGCTGTCGAGGAAACTGGATCCGACCCTTCTACCTTCTCTCAAAGTTGTTTGTTTCCGGACACGAAGCCTCGACGATGACACGTACAACATTTGGCATGGGAAGGTCAACGTCGTGCTGGCCTATGGGCCACAGGACTGTTGTCCTCTCGGGATTGCCTTCCTCGAAGCCATGGGAACACATCATCTACGCAGCATCGGGCGACCTTTCAGCGGAAACCTCCTCATTGTTAACCCAGAAGACCACAAGAAGCGTGTTCCAGTTGGCGCCGTTGGAGAGCTTGTTGTGGAGGGACCAACACTGGGCTTCTCCTACCCAAACAGGGAATCCACTGTGAGCCCGATGTCGCCCCTCGGAACTACCGGAGGCAAGGCCCGCTACTTCAAGACTGGTCACCGCGCCAGATACACCGAGGGTGGTCTTATGGAGTTTATCTCTAGTCAGAGGGAGGATATTGACCTTGATGGCAAAACGATCAACGTTACGGAGATCGAGCAGTATCTTCGACGTTGCCTGGGTCGCGGCATGGACGTTATCGTGGATATTGTGGCATTCCGAGGACCGAAATCCGACACCATTTTAGCTGCATTTGTGGAGTTTGGTGATCGCATTGAGGTGGATGAAAGCCTTAGCTCGCTGAGCCTTGCCACCCAGGAGCAGTTGGCTACGGTGAAGCAGCTGGTTCAGGCTGGACTGGAGAACCGGCCGCCCCCATGCATGCTGCCCTCGGTCTTCATACCCGTCAAGCATCTCCCGGTCACGCCGTCTCTCAAGGTCAACCGACGACGTCTACAGAAGATGATCACTGGGATGACAAAAGAGGAACTGTTCAGCATTTGCGCCTTCTCTACCGAAGCGAGACTGGCCATGCTGAAGCCACTGCCACCGACAGAAAGTGAGGAGAAAATGAGATTGTTGTGGGCAAGGGTTTTGGGTATGGAAGATTCCAAGATCACGGCTTTGGATACCTTCTTTGGACTTGGAGGCGATGTGATCATGGCTGGGCAACTAGTAGCCGCTTGCCGCCGCGAGGGCATTTCACTTCCGATCGCCAAAGTACTTCAAAATGCCACCTTGGCTGAACTCAGCAGGACTGTTGCGGAGACTGCAAGTCCTCAGAGCCTACCCGTTCCGCAAgcacccacctctccgccaccaccggtTCCCACAGCATCAAATTCGCCtgcgccaccaccaacccccagccAAACCCCTGTTCCCAACCCTTCACCAACTGCCCAATCATCGAACGCTATCAAGGAAGTCTTCATTGAGAAGGTTATTGCGCCCAAGATTGGAGTGGACCCAAGCTCGATTGCCGATGCAGCCGAAGCCTCGTCTGTTCAGATCAGGTACATTGAGACGGGTATGCTGCGTGGACGATCCAACATCAATTACTTGACGTTCAACTTCATCGGCGCGGTGGACTCCAAGAAGTTGGAAACAGCATGCAAAACATTGATCAGCATTCATCCAATTCTACGCACTGTATTTGTCCCATATAATCGTCGAGTGTACCAGGCTGTTCTCAAGAATCCCGACATCGAGTTCCGTCGTCATTACTGCCCGACCTGGAGGCTTGCCAccatgttggagaaggttgtCAAAAAGGACCAGTCCTCTGGCACCAAGTTTGAAACACCAATGACAAAATTCATGTTTTTGGACGGGAGCAAACAGTCGGTTCTAGTTCTGAGGCTCACCAAGGCTCAATATGATGACTTGTCGGTGGCCTTGTTGGTCAAGGACCTCAAGCGACTTTACGATGGATCTCAACCGGCACCCAAAAGGCCAAGTTATTGCGATTTCCTGCGGACTGCCCAGCTCTCCATGGCCCAAGGCCCGGGTGCGGAGGAGTACTGGCGAGCGTTACTAGAGGGTGCTGTGATGACACAGGTTGTTGCCCATTCTCAGCCCTACCAGATGTCTACCCACGTCAAGACAATTCGAAACCCCATGCTGTCTCTGGGACCCCTTTCAAGTCTCGGTATCTCATTCGAGACAGTCCTCAAGGCAGCTTGGGGTATGACGCTTGCCAAGCTCTCGGCAACGTCCGATGTCGTTTTTGGCGAACTGATCGATGGGCGACATGTGCGGCTACCTGGGAATGTATCTGTTGCTGGTGTGATGGGCCCCACCGTCAATACGATCCCCATCCGTATTCAGTTTCCCGATGCCTCATTGACGCCCATGAGTTTGCTTCAATACGTCCAAGCCCAGCATGGTGCCGGCGTACCATTTGAAAACCTCGGGACTCTTTTTCTGATCGAAAAGTGCACACCATGGCCATACTGGACACGTTTCAGTACGGTTGTTCGACATCAGTATGAGGATACCGCCATCCTGCCCAATGAGCCCAAATCATTTCATCTTGGTGCAGCGTCATGCAAATTCACCATCAACGAGTCCAGAGCCCAGGACATTCCAGATCTCTTTGTGAGATCCGTGGTTCGACCCCCTGGCCGAGTTGAAATATCCATTTCGTACTGCTCTGAGCGGATCCCGGAAGCGTTTGCCGACCACGCTCTCCGCATGCTGgcaaccaacatcaccatgcTCACCAATGCCAACCTCACGCAAGAGCTGATCCCACAGGGGTATCAGTACCGCAATATGATGAGGCGAATTCCCCTGACACCGAGCGAGTCAGCTTCTAGCCAGAGCTCGGAAGCCGACAGCTTGAATCTGATCAACTCCCTCAGCCAAGAACAGATCACGCTCATTAGGACGGCGGTTTCCAATACATGGTCGACGATTTTGAATCCTCTTGCGCTCGGAGTGCCGGAGGATCAGGTGCACAATGCCTCATTTTACGATCTCTGGGGCAGTCTGATCCCGGCGTCGCAAATGATGCAGCAGTTGAACCGGGAGCTTCCCAAAGCCAACATCCCAGGCGCCGATGCCAATCTCAAGGTCACGATGGAAGAGATTATTGAGAACGCCACCATGCTCAAGCAGTTTGAAGTCATCGCGTCCAAGGTGAAGCCGCTAGGAAATAAAGATGCAGCAAGGAAGGAGAAGTCAAGGGAGACCACCCGGGTGGGCACCGATAGCCCCAAACTCTCGGGTTTGCAACAGAAGCGAAAGCCAAGCATGAACAACTTGGCCGCCCCAGCGAGCTCGAGCTCCCTTGGATCACGCATCCGCCGTCTGGCGAGCACCGTGGGCCGTACTAACTCGCCGCCCATTGCCAGACCACAGACggcaacctctcccccaccggctacgccaacaaccccagtTGCCATCGGATTGGCATCTGCCATGGTGGCGGACATGTCACCGCTTGCGCCCAAGCTCGTCGGGAGTCTGTCTCCAAGCATGGCAAGCACACCTACCATGCGCAATGGCGCCAGCAGCGCGGCTGGTGTACCAAATTCTGCGCCCCAGCTGCCAAGCCTGCCGCTATTTGAGTCCATCGCCGAAGAATCAGAAGCTGCCAGCGACAACACGCTCAAGCCAGCCGCATGGAGGAAAGCAAGTCCACTGCTCCCAGGCAGTTCAGCCGACAGCATGACGACGGGAAGTtcagccagcagccaccacagCGGTGAAGGGCTGGGGCTGATGGCTAGGATTGACGAGCACGACACGGAGGAGGACACCATTGTTGCCACAAATAACCAAATCCGCACTGGAGCCAATACACCTATGATCACAGAGGAGATTATTGCTGGTGAAGCCGAGGATGTGGCCAGCCCGCTTGCAGCGCCGCCTACTACGACGCCCAAGACGGGGAGCACCAGGTATTTCTCTACGACATCAAGCGGGCAGGCTGAATCAACAGCGGGCGTGAgggaagcaaaagaaaggAGTAAATTGTGGGGGAAGACGGGGATGTCACCTGTTGTTGGGTAG